In Persicimonas caeni, a single window of DNA contains:
- a CDS encoding MBL fold metallo-hydrolase, with protein MGSRKTHEVAPDVVRVPDHIVNTYLVGTKGAPSGKWVLVDAGLADAAKRIKLAAARRFGPSSRPRAIILTHGHFDHIGSVERLAEYWDVPVYAHKLEMPYITGQAAYPPPDPSVGGGLMARLAPLYPNEPIDLGQRAHALPTNHRVPGVSDWRWVPTPGHTHGHISLFRDRDRVLIAGDAFVTVKQESALAVLTQHKKVHRPPAYFTSDWVEAWKSVRRLTELRPEVAATGHGVPMRGEKLRSQLDALERHFARDAVPKQGRYIRLPALADENGVRFVPEKRSSTAAKLAGGLGLAALLGLSKLALDRRG; from the coding sequence ATGGGCAGCCGAAAAACTCATGAGGTCGCGCCCGATGTCGTGCGTGTACCCGACCACATCGTCAACACCTACTTGGTTGGCACCAAGGGCGCTCCGTCCGGAAAGTGGGTGCTCGTCGACGCCGGGCTTGCCGACGCGGCTAAGCGCATCAAGCTAGCCGCGGCGCGGCGGTTTGGCCCCAGTAGCCGGCCGCGGGCGATCATCTTGACTCACGGGCACTTCGACCACATCGGCTCGGTCGAGAGACTCGCCGAGTATTGGGACGTGCCGGTCTATGCGCACAAGCTCGAGATGCCCTATATCACCGGCCAGGCGGCCTACCCGCCGCCCGATCCGAGCGTGGGAGGAGGTCTGATGGCACGGCTCGCGCCCCTCTACCCGAACGAGCCCATCGATCTCGGCCAGCGCGCGCACGCCTTGCCGACTAATCACCGGGTGCCAGGCGTAAGCGACTGGCGCTGGGTGCCCACGCCCGGACATACCCACGGACACATCTCGTTGTTTCGCGACCGCGACCGGGTGCTGATTGCCGGCGATGCGTTCGTGACTGTCAAGCAGGAGTCAGCGCTGGCCGTGCTCACCCAGCACAAGAAGGTTCATCGGCCTCCGGCCTACTTCACCAGCGACTGGGTCGAGGCGTGGAAGTCAGTGCGCAGGTTGACCGAGCTTCGTCCCGAAGTCGCCGCCACCGGCCACGGGGTACCCATGCGCGGCGAGAAGCTTCGCAGCCAGCTCGACGCGCTCGAGCGTCACTTCGCCCGCGACGCCGTCCCCAAGCAAGGTCGCTACATCAGGCTGCCGGCGCTGGCCGACGAAAACGGCGTGCGTTTCGTGCCCGAGAAACGCTCGAGCACCGCCGCCAAACTCGCCGGCGGGCTCGGCCTGGCTGCACTGCTCGGACTCTCCAAGCTCGCCCTCGACAGGCGAGGCTAG
- the pqqC gene encoding pyrroloquinoline-quinone synthase PqqC, which produces MRAKTSAALNRSELEEELRAIGRRRYHDRHPFHELLHNGQLGRGQVQAWALNRFYYQRSIPKKDAALISRADSAELRRVWRQRLADHDGDEPGHGGIARWLNLCAAVGLERRKVESLDGLLPATRFAVDAYVHFVREKSLLEAVASSLTELFAPDIIADRMRGMLAHYDFVSNEAMAYFDRRLTEAPRDVDFALEWVLERAETVEQQESVLDALRFKCDVLWAQLDALYHAYVDPGHIPPGAFAPQDESTDRPRRYR; this is translated from the coding sequence ATGAGGGCCAAGACAAGCGCGGCGCTGAATCGTTCTGAACTCGAAGAGGAGCTACGCGCCATCGGTCGTCGGCGTTATCACGACCGGCACCCGTTCCACGAGCTGCTGCACAACGGCCAACTCGGGCGCGGCCAGGTTCAAGCATGGGCGCTCAATCGCTTCTACTACCAGCGCTCGATCCCCAAGAAGGACGCCGCGCTCATCTCGCGCGCCGACTCCGCCGAGTTGCGCCGCGTTTGGCGTCAGCGCCTGGCCGACCACGACGGCGACGAGCCGGGCCACGGAGGCATCGCGCGCTGGCTCAACCTGTGCGCCGCCGTCGGCCTCGAGCGCCGCAAGGTCGAGTCACTCGACGGGCTTCTGCCGGCGACTCGCTTTGCGGTCGACGCCTACGTCCACTTCGTGCGCGAGAAGTCGCTGCTCGAGGCGGTCGCCTCGTCACTGACCGAGTTGTTCGCCCCCGATATCATCGCCGACCGCATGCGCGGCATGCTCGCCCACTACGATTTCGTCTCCAACGAGGCAATGGCCTACTTCGACCGCCGGTTGACCGAGGCGCCGCGCGACGTCGATTTCGCGCTCGAGTGGGTGCTCGAGCGTGCCGAGACCGTCGAGCAACAGGAGAGCGTGCTCGACGCATTGCGCTTCAAGTGTGACGTGCTGTGGGCCCAGCTCGACGCGCTGTACCACGCCTACGTCGACCCCGGGCATATCCCGCCGGGGGCATTCGCACCGCAAGACGAGTCCACCGACCGGCCACGAAGGTACCGATAA
- a CDS encoding RtcB family protein: MDLSKLERVEEFIYEIPADYRDDMNVPARIVADRSLLEQIKDDLSLEQLINVTTLPGIAFWALGMPDIHQGYGFPVGGVAATKLPDGVISPGGIGFDINCGVRLLRTGIVHRDVRDKIEPLVHELSRSVPSGYGRSGRLTLANAQMVEGVLEGGVPYLVERIGVGEPDDVEFIESGGRIDGANIAFVSEKAKQRGRDQLGTLGGGNHFLEVQVIDELFDEAAAEAMGLVPGELTVLIHTGSRGLGHQVCTDYLREFGRVMAEHDIELPDRQLACAPMSSEAGKRYFGAMCAAANFAFCNRQVLTHRVRQVIARELGEAVDAKVEVVYDVAHNIAKVEEFDGDEYCVHRKGATRAFGPSMPDVPTAYRDIGQPVFIPGSMGTSSFVLVGTDEAAAASLNSTCHGAGRQMSRTAAKKRIGGKELRKELASRGIVVRCPSNAELAEEAPLAYKDVDRVVDVVSQAGIANKVARLRPVGVLKG; encoded by the coding sequence ATGGACCTTTCCAAACTCGAACGCGTCGAGGAGTTCATCTACGAGATTCCGGCCGACTACCGCGACGACATGAACGTGCCGGCCCGGATCGTCGCCGACCGCAGCCTCCTCGAGCAGATCAAAGACGACCTGAGCCTCGAGCAGCTCATCAACGTCACTACGCTGCCGGGGATCGCCTTCTGGGCTTTGGGGATGCCCGATATCCACCAGGGCTACGGGTTTCCGGTGGGCGGAGTCGCGGCCACGAAGCTGCCCGACGGGGTTATCTCGCCGGGGGGCATCGGCTTCGACATCAACTGCGGGGTGCGCCTGTTGCGCACGGGCATCGTCCACAGGGACGTGCGCGACAAGATCGAACCCTTGGTCCACGAGCTGAGCCGGTCGGTGCCCAGCGGCTACGGTCGCAGCGGCCGGCTGACGCTGGCGAACGCGCAGATGGTGGAGGGCGTGCTTGAGGGCGGGGTGCCGTATCTGGTCGAGCGTATCGGAGTGGGAGAGCCCGACGACGTCGAGTTTATCGAGTCGGGCGGGCGCATCGACGGCGCGAATATCGCGTTTGTCTCCGAAAAGGCGAAGCAGCGCGGCAGAGACCAGCTCGGCACCCTCGGCGGGGGCAATCACTTCTTGGAGGTCCAGGTGATCGACGAACTCTTCGACGAGGCGGCCGCCGAGGCGATGGGGCTCGTGCCCGGTGAGTTGACCGTGCTCATCCACACCGGATCGCGCGGGCTGGGTCATCAAGTCTGTACGGATTATCTGCGCGAGTTCGGCCGGGTGATGGCCGAGCACGACATCGAGCTTCCTGATCGTCAGCTCGCCTGCGCGCCGATGTCCTCGGAGGCCGGCAAACGCTACTTCGGGGCGATGTGCGCGGCGGCGAACTTCGCGTTTTGCAACCGCCAGGTGCTTACCCACCGGGTGCGCCAGGTCATCGCGCGCGAGCTCGGCGAGGCGGTCGACGCCAAGGTCGAGGTCGTCTACGACGTCGCCCACAATATCGCCAAGGTCGAGGAGTTCGACGGCGACGAGTACTGCGTGCACCGCAAGGGAGCCACGCGAGCCTTCGGCCCGTCGATGCCCGATGTGCCCACAGCCTATCGTGACATCGGCCAGCCGGTGTTCATCCCCGGCAGCATGGGCACGAGCTCGTTTGTGTTGGTGGGCACCGACGAGGCGGCGGCCGCGTCGCTCAACAGCACCTGCCACGGGGCAGGGCGCCAGATGAGCCGTACGGCCGCCAAAAAGAGGATCGGCGGCAAGGAGCTTCGCAAAGAGCTCGCCAGCCGCGGCATCGTGGTGCGCTGTCCGTCGAACGCCGAGCTCGCCGAGGAGGCGCCGCTCGCCTATAAGGACGTCGACCGGGTCGTCGACGTCGTCTCGCAGGCGGGCATCGCCAACAAAGTCGCCAGGTTGCGACCGGTGGGCGTGCTCAAAGGATAA
- the pqqD gene encoding pyrroloquinoline quinone biosynthesis peptide chaperone PqqD produces the protein MTRPTTIADDAKPALAEHVRWREDKSRDRWVIMGPERLYVPDAVGRDILRRVDGQTSFAELIDQLTGEYDASRAEIARDVRIMLEDLVDKGIVTV, from the coding sequence ATGACCCGACCCACGACCATCGCCGACGACGCCAAACCCGCCCTCGCCGAGCATGTGCGCTGGCGCGAGGACAAGTCGCGCGACCGTTGGGTGATCATGGGGCCCGAGCGGCTGTATGTGCCCGACGCCGTCGGCCGCGACATCCTACGCAGAGTCGACGGCCAGACGAGCTTCGCCGAGCTCATCGACCAACTCACCGGCGAGTATGACGCGTCGCGCGCAGAGATCGCCCGCGACGTGCGCATCATGCTCGAGGATCTCGTCGACAAGGGAATCGTCACCGTATGA
- a CDS encoding bifunctional enoyl-CoA hydratase/phosphate acetyltransferase gives MIKDFEQLRKSLKTPSNQRLAVAAATGVSTLKAVCAARDKGIADAILVGDERKMRQSAEEAELDLEGFEIRDVADPAAAAHEAVSAVSSGEASVYMKGYIHTSAFLRAALDREVGLRSGHLLSHVFILDAKRLGRLLFVTDGALNIEPDLAAKAQIVSNAVSLAHHFGLDEPKVAVLSAVAAVKPTIPTTIDAASLSKMADRDQIEGCIVDGPFALDNALNPEAAAYKGIVSPVAGKADIVLVPNVETGNILAKSFPHIAGGAMAGLVVGATHPIVLPSRADSLESKLMGIVAAVYQAQQMTGDRLEVQTVHF, from the coding sequence ATGATTAAGGATTTCGAACAGTTGCGTAAGAGTCTGAAGACCCCGTCGAACCAACGGCTGGCCGTGGCGGCGGCTACCGGCGTGAGCACATTGAAGGCGGTGTGTGCCGCCCGCGACAAGGGGATCGCCGATGCGATCTTGGTCGGCGACGAGCGCAAAATGCGCCAGAGCGCCGAAGAGGCCGAGCTCGACCTGGAGGGGTTCGAGATTCGTGACGTCGCCGACCCGGCCGCGGCGGCCCATGAAGCCGTCTCGGCGGTCAGCTCCGGCGAGGCTAGTGTGTATATGAAGGGCTATATCCACACGAGCGCCTTCTTGCGCGCGGCGCTCGACCGCGAGGTGGGCCTGCGCTCGGGCCATCTGTTGAGCCACGTCTTCATCCTCGACGCCAAGCGGCTGGGGCGCCTGCTCTTCGTGACCGACGGCGCGCTCAACATCGAGCCGGACCTGGCCGCCAAGGCCCAGATCGTGTCCAACGCGGTCTCCCTGGCCCACCACTTCGGCCTCGACGAGCCCAAGGTCGCCGTGCTCTCGGCGGTCGCCGCCGTCAAGCCGACCATCCCCACGACCATCGACGCGGCCAGCCTGTCGAAGATGGCCGACCGCGACCAGATCGAAGGCTGCATCGTCGACGGCCCCTTCGCCCTCGATAACGCCCTCAACCCCGAGGCTGCTGCCTATAAGGGCATCGTCAGCCCCGTGGCCGGCAAAGCCGACATCGTCTTGGTGCCCAACGTCGAGACGGGCAATATCCTGGCCAAGAGCTTCCCGCATATCGCCGGGGGCGCCATGGCCGGCCTGGTCGTCGGCGCTACTCACCCGATTGTGCTACCCAGCCGCGCCGACTCCCTCGAGAGCAAGCTGATGGGCATCGTCGCCGCGGTCTACCAGGCCCAGCAGATGACCGGCGACCGCCTCGAAGTACAGACGGTGCATTTCTAG
- the pqqE gene encoding pyrroloquinoline quinone biosynthesis protein PqqE, producing MSDAHPPLEPPIGLVAELSHRCPQRCVYCSNPVALERKSAEISTASWERVFAQAAELGVLQVHLSGGEPTVRPDLEALVEAARGVDLYTNLITSGVLLDRDRLQALVNAGLDHVQLSVQAASAGCADRVAGLDGAHAKKLEVARWVRQFDLPLTINAVVHRQNLHELAQIIEMAAELDASRLEVAHTQYYGWALENRAALMPTAEQVREATRLVDEARDDYAGQMQIDYVTPDYHARRPKACMGGWGRRLLVVSPSGLALPCHAAQSIEGLEFDNVEDRPLGEIWRHSQAFERFRGTGWMPEPCRSCDRREIDWGGCRCQAFALTGDAANPDPVCELSDHHQDLARLARRAAHQPNQMLRYRSFTNSSDT from the coding sequence ATGAGCGACGCCCACCCTCCTCTCGAACCACCGATCGGGCTCGTGGCCGAGCTGAGCCACCGCTGCCCGCAGCGATGCGTCTACTGTTCGAATCCGGTCGCGCTGGAGCGCAAGTCGGCCGAGATTTCGACGGCGAGTTGGGAGCGCGTCTTCGCTCAGGCGGCCGAGCTGGGCGTCCTCCAGGTCCATCTGAGCGGCGGCGAGCCGACGGTGCGCCCAGACCTCGAGGCGCTGGTAGAAGCCGCGCGCGGGGTCGACCTCTACACGAACCTGATCACCTCTGGCGTGCTGCTAGACCGCGACCGACTGCAAGCCTTGGTGAACGCCGGGCTCGACCACGTGCAGTTGAGCGTGCAGGCGGCCAGCGCCGGCTGCGCCGACCGGGTTGCAGGCCTCGACGGAGCGCACGCGAAGAAACTCGAGGTGGCGCGCTGGGTGCGACAATTCGACCTGCCGCTGACGATCAATGCCGTCGTCCACCGTCAAAACCTGCACGAGCTCGCCCAAATCATCGAGATGGCCGCCGAGCTCGACGCCTCCCGGCTCGAGGTCGCCCACACCCAATACTACGGCTGGGCGCTCGAAAACCGGGCGGCGCTGATGCCCACAGCCGAGCAGGTGCGCGAGGCGACCCGGCTGGTCGACGAGGCCCGCGACGACTACGCCGGTCAGATGCAGATCGACTATGTTACCCCCGACTACCATGCCCGACGCCCGAAGGCGTGCATGGGCGGCTGGGGGCGGCGCCTGCTGGTCGTCAGCCCGTCGGGACTCGCCCTGCCCTGCCACGCCGCGCAATCGATCGAGGGCCTCGAATTCGACAACGTCGAAGATCGCCCGCTCGGCGAGATCTGGCGCCACTCCCAGGCCTTCGAGCGATTTCGCGGCACCGGGTGGATGCCCGAGCCATGCCGAAGCTGCGATCGCCGCGAGATCGACTGGGGAGGATGTCGCTGCCAGGCATTCGCGCTCACTGGCGATGCCGCCAACCCCGATCCGGTTTGCGAGCTGTCGGACCACCACCAAGACCTCGCGCGGCTCGCACGGCGGGCAGCGCACCAGCCGAACCAAATGCTGCGGTATCGCTCCTTTACAAACTCTTCGGACACGTGA
- a CDS encoding COG4315 family predicted lipoprotein → MKNLLALLCAALVSLGLTACDDQAERDTDRTKTTTEEARAEEEMAEGEEEMAEAEEEMAEAEEEMAEAQEEMAEAEEEMAMIEVAEKEPFGEYLVNAEGMSLYMFEADTKGEKSACDAACAEAWPPVTVESAEMLTASEELDDAMLGTIERPDGTMQVAYNGWPLYTFVKDTNAGDTMGQDKEGFGAEWYLMSPDGEKIEAEEDEQAVR, encoded by the coding sequence ATGAAGAACCTGCTAGCCCTGTTATGCGCCGCCCTCGTCTCGCTGGGACTCACGGCGTGCGACGACCAAGCCGAGCGTGACACTGACCGAACCAAGACGACCACCGAAGAGGCCCGCGCCGAAGAGGAGATGGCCGAAGGCGAAGAAGAGATGGCCGAAGCCGAGGAGGAAATGGCCGAAGCCGAGGAGGAAATGGCCGAAGCCCAGGAAGAGATGGCCGAGGCCGAAGAAGAGATGGCCATGATCGAGGTGGCCGAAAAAGAGCCCTTCGGCGAGTACTTGGTCAACGCCGAGGGCATGAGCCTGTACATGTTCGAAGCGGACACCAAGGGCGAGAAGAGCGCCTGCGACGCGGCCTGCGCCGAGGCGTGGCCGCCGGTGACCGTCGAGAGCGCCGAAATGCTCACCGCCAGCGAAGAGCTCGACGACGCCATGCTCGGCACCATCGAGCGCCCCGATGGCACCATGCAGGTCGCCTACAACGGCTGGCCGCTCTACACGTTCGTCAAGGATACCAACGCCGGCGACACGATGGGCCAGGACAAAGAGGGCTTCGGCGCCGAGTGGTACCTGATGTCGCCCGACGGTGAGAAGATCGAAGCCGAGGAGGACGAGCAAGCCGTCCGGTAA
- the pqqB gene encoding pyrroloquinoline quinone biosynthesis protein PqqB: protein MQSDAKPAPALRVLVLGSAAGGGSPQWNCRCRVCRCVRRGAEGTSTRTQSSIAVSADGERWVLVNASPDLRRQLLDNRQLWPAEDGRHSPIAAAVLTGAEVDQVAGLLNLREGHRFAIYGAPATLEALDASAIFGALDAELVSRRALELDTPFEPADADGESLGVEFDVFSVPGKVALYQEESAQTPQLDAEDDRNVGLRITARGSQSSLYYIPGCAAFTDRLAARLDGAAAVMFDGTLWRDDELIAQGLGHKTGRRMGHVSMSGDGGSLQAFDGLDITRRIFVHLNNSNPVLLPNTPERRAVERAGWEVAYDGMELTL, encoded by the coding sequence ATGCAGAGCGATGCAAAGCCCGCCCCTGCGCTCCGCGTGTTGGTGCTCGGCTCGGCCGCAGGCGGAGGTTCACCGCAGTGGAACTGCCGCTGTCGGGTGTGTCGGTGCGTGCGACGCGGCGCCGAGGGCACCTCGACGCGTACTCAGTCGTCGATCGCGGTGAGCGCCGACGGCGAGCGATGGGTGCTCGTCAACGCTTCGCCGGACCTGCGCCGGCAGTTGCTCGACAACCGACAGCTCTGGCCGGCCGAAGACGGGCGGCACAGCCCCATCGCGGCCGCTGTTTTGACCGGCGCGGAGGTCGACCAGGTCGCCGGGTTGCTGAATCTTCGCGAGGGTCATCGTTTCGCTATTTACGGTGCGCCGGCCACCCTCGAGGCGCTCGACGCCTCGGCGATCTTCGGGGCGCTCGACGCAGAACTGGTCAGCCGACGCGCGCTCGAGCTCGACACGCCCTTCGAGCCCGCCGACGCCGATGGTGAGTCGCTGGGTGTCGAATTCGACGTCTTTTCGGTGCCCGGCAAGGTCGCGCTGTACCAAGAGGAGAGCGCCCAAACCCCGCAGCTCGACGCCGAAGACGACCGCAACGTCGGTCTACGCATCACAGCGCGCGGCTCGCAATCATCGCTCTACTACATCCCCGGGTGCGCCGCTTTCACCGACCGACTCGCCGCGCGCCTCGACGGAGCGGCGGCCGTCATGTTCGACGGCACGTTGTGGCGAGACGACGAGCTCATCGCCCAGGGGCTCGGCCATAAGACCGGCCGACGCATGGGGCACGTGAGCATGAGCGGCGACGGCGGCAGCCTTCAGGCCTTCGACGGGCTCGACATCACCCGACGCATCTTTGTGCATCTCAACAACTCGAATCCGGTCCTCCTGCCAAATACGCCCGAGCGTCGAGCCGTCGAGCGTGCCGGCTGGGAGGTCGCCTACGACGGCATGGAGCTGACCCTATGA
- a CDS encoding FxLYD domain-containing protein yields the protein MKTRKLFAALVVLFVTSLVWTTGCQSDQDKAKATIEGYVVADMLGGKGAVKQYLVKADREVIDKQLEEKKDSKIDTDKLAELAQNKLGDQFKVEIAEAKVDGDTMNVSAKITQPNEKELQKAVIGKMFEVAKEKKDASKEEQNKAIQDAVASVLEEEEFGTETVDQKFELRKEGDKWLVFVDLKTQEEVKEIVDAGRDLSIKGKIKEAKAKLEEAKKKLGERNLEEAQEDVKNLEVSILYDEARKLEREDEFEKAIANYKKIVEINPDWKFPPIKAEKAKEKISELEAKAEKKKAQDAYREKIALNGVEVKNLYGSKRIVGELKNDGDQVIDRVELAIKFFDKDGKEIHSDSSTPVFAYGKEAKAFKPGHSKKFTKYATNAPDAWDDKIEVTVSKVEFFEKK from the coding sequence ATGAAGACGCGCAAGCTTTTTGCTGCACTCGTCGTGCTGTTTGTGACCAGCCTGGTGTGGACTACCGGTTGCCAGAGCGATCAAGACAAGGCCAAGGCGACCATCGAAGGCTATGTCGTGGCCGACATGCTCGGCGGTAAAGGCGCGGTCAAGCAGTACCTCGTCAAGGCCGACCGTGAGGTCATCGACAAGCAACTCGAGGAGAAGAAAGACTCCAAGATCGACACCGACAAGCTGGCCGAGCTCGCTCAGAACAAGCTCGGTGACCAGTTCAAGGTTGAGATTGCCGAGGCCAAGGTCGACGGCGACACGATGAACGTGAGCGCCAAGATCACCCAGCCGAACGAGAAAGAGCTGCAAAAAGCGGTCATCGGCAAGATGTTCGAGGTCGCCAAAGAGAAGAAGGACGCCAGCAAAGAAGAGCAGAACAAAGCCATCCAGGACGCCGTCGCCTCCGTGCTCGAAGAAGAGGAATTCGGCACCGAGACGGTCGACCAGAAGTTCGAACTTCGCAAAGAGGGCGACAAGTGGCTGGTCTTCGTCGACCTGAAGACCCAAGAAGAGGTCAAAGAGATCGTCGACGCCGGCCGCGACCTGTCCATCAAGGGCAAGATCAAAGAGGCGAAGGCCAAGCTCGAGGAAGCCAAGAAGAAGCTGGGTGAACGCAACCTCGAAGAGGCCCAGGAAGACGTCAAGAACCTGGAAGTCTCCATCCTCTACGACGAGGCCCGCAAGCTCGAGCGCGAAGACGAGTTCGAGAAGGCGATCGCCAACTACAAGAAAATCGTCGAGATCAATCCGGACTGGAAGTTCCCGCCCATCAAGGCTGAGAAGGCCAAAGAGAAGATCAGCGAGCTGGAAGCCAAGGCCGAAAAGAAGAAGGCCCAGGACGCCTACCGCGAAAAGATCGCGCTCAACGGCGTCGAGGTCAAAAACCTGTACGGCTCCAAGCGCATCGTCGGTGAGCTGAAGAACGACGGCGACCAGGTCATCGACCGCGTCGAGCTGGCCATCAAGTTCTTCGACAAGGACGGCAAGGAGATTCACTCCGACTCGTCGACCCCCGTGTTCGCCTACGGCAAAGAAGCCAAAGCCTTCAAGCCGGGCCACAGCAAGAAGTTCACCAAGTACGCCACCAACGCCCCCGACGCCTGGGACGACAAGATCGAAGTCACGGTGAGCAAGGTCGAGTTCTTCGAGAAGAAGTAA
- the abc-f gene encoding ribosomal protection-like ABC-F family protein: MVLLTAENISKSYGVRTLFKDVNLSVADRDKIGVVGVNGTGKSTLLRILAGMQPPDGGTISTANNMRLEFLHQQPDLDDELSALDQVLVDGPPEFEVVRAYEKASRQLSEHPEDTSLIEKVSNLAEKMDRVDGWTLENDAKAILTKVGIDDLDKRIGTMSGGQRRRVALARALIRPSDLLILDEPTNHLDVDTIEWLEGYLQNRTGGLLMVTHDRYFLDRVCSVIIELDQQTLHRYEGNYSTYLEKRAERYEMLRKREEKRKNLARQELEWLRRGPKARTSKSKVRVERAHKLLETSHLPEERGEVEIDTVESRLGKKTVVLEHIHKEWTREDGSPFTVVEDFSYNFARDDRLGIVGPNGAGKSTLLDIITGKTEPDSGQVDVGETVVFGYYDQEAMDLDEDERVHDYIVGISNKVETADGFLTATQMLEKFLFSRNRQWEPIKNLSGGERRRLYLLGVLMRSPNFLLLDEPTNDLDVETLNILEDYLDSFGGVLVVVSHDRHFLDRAVDHLLVFDDQGHIDRFPGSYSPWYDHKKEQEAAEAAQRRAEREAERAAAQPKKADEGPKKLSYKEKKELEGLEARIEEIEARLGEIEGEMVEQAADYEAVHKLADEQNELEEELLMAMELWEELAERL, from the coding sequence ATGGTCCTACTGACCGCCGAAAATATCTCCAAGTCCTACGGAGTGCGCACTCTCTTCAAGGACGTCAACCTGAGCGTGGCCGACCGTGACAAGATCGGCGTGGTCGGGGTCAACGGCACCGGCAAGTCGACGCTGCTGCGCATCTTGGCGGGCATGCAGCCGCCCGACGGCGGCACGATCTCGACGGCCAACAACATGCGCCTGGAGTTCTTGCACCAGCAGCCAGACCTCGACGACGAGCTCAGCGCGCTCGACCAAGTGCTCGTCGACGGGCCGCCCGAGTTCGAGGTGGTGCGCGCCTACGAAAAGGCCTCGCGCCAGCTCTCCGAGCATCCCGAGGATACCTCGCTCATCGAGAAGGTGAGCAACCTCGCCGAGAAGATGGACCGGGTCGACGGGTGGACCTTGGAGAACGACGCCAAGGCGATCTTGACCAAGGTGGGCATCGACGACCTCGACAAGCGCATCGGCACGATGTCGGGCGGCCAGCGTCGCCGCGTCGCCCTCGCCCGCGCGCTGATTCGCCCCTCCGACTTGCTCATTTTGGACGAGCCGACCAACCACCTCGACGTCGACACCATCGAGTGGCTCGAGGGCTACCTGCAAAACCGCACCGGCGGGCTGCTGATGGTCACCCACGACCGCTACTTCCTCGACAGGGTCTGCAGCGTCATCATCGAGCTCGACCAGCAGACGCTGCACCGCTACGAGGGCAACTACTCGACGTACCTCGAAAAGCGCGCCGAGCGCTACGAGATGCTCCGAAAGCGCGAGGAGAAGCGAAAGAACCTCGCCCGCCAAGAGCTCGAGTGGCTGCGACGCGGGCCCAAGGCGAGGACCTCGAAGAGCAAGGTGCGCGTCGAGCGTGCCCACAAGCTTCTGGAGACTTCGCACCTGCCCGAGGAGCGCGGCGAGGTCGAGATCGACACCGTCGAGAGCCGTCTGGGCAAAAAGACGGTCGTGCTCGAGCATATCCACAAGGAGTGGACGCGCGAGGACGGCAGCCCGTTCACCGTCGTCGAGGACTTCTCGTACAACTTCGCCCGCGACGATCGCCTCGGCATCGTCGGGCCGAACGGGGCGGGCAAGTCGACCCTGCTCGACATCATCACCGGCAAGACCGAGCCCGACAGCGGCCAAGTCGACGTCGGCGAGACGGTCGTCTTCGGCTACTACGACCAGGAGGCGATGGACCTCGACGAGGACGAGCGCGTCCACGACTACATCGTGGGCATCTCCAACAAGGTCGAGACCGCCGACGGCTTTTTGACGGCCACGCAGATGCTCGAGAAGTTTTTGTTCAGCCGCAACCGGCAGTGGGAGCCGATCAAGAACCTGTCGGGCGGCGAGCGCCGCCGGCTCTACTTGCTCGGCGTGCTGATGCGCTCGCCGAACTTTTTGCTCCTCGACGAGCCGACCAACGATCTGGACGTCGAGACGCTCAATATTCTCGAAGACTATCTCGACAGCTTCGGCGGTGTACTCGTGGTCGTCAGCCACGACCGGCATTTTCTGGACCGCGCGGTCGACCACCTTCTCGTCTTCGACGACCAGGGCCACATCGACCGGTTCCCCGGCTCGTACAGTCCCTGGTACGACCACAAAAAGGAGCAAGAGGCCGCCGAAGCCGCCCAACGCCGCGCCGAGCGCGAGGCCGAGCGCGCCGCCGCCCAGCCCAAGAAGGCCGATGAAGGCCCCAAGAAGCTGAGCTACAAAGAGAAAAAAGAGCTCGAGGGGCTCGAGGCGCGCATCGAGGAGATCGAAGCGCGGCTGGGCGAGATCGAAGGCGAGATGGTCGAGCAGGCCGCCGATTACGAGGCCGTCCACAAGCTGGCCGACGAGCAGAACGAGCTCGAAGAAGAGTTGCTGATGGCCATGGAGCTGTGGGAGGAGCTCGCCGAGCGACTTTAA
- a CDS encoding archease, which translates to MRKEQPNHQFVDHTGEVELHLEAADLAGLFEEAARALAELMLGEAAGALGEAARVELAAEAPAELLFDWINELVFLSETRKLVFTDVSVDDISDQHLVAQICGVEPSSIRTAVKAATFHHLSVERVQGGVRATVVLDV; encoded by the coding sequence ATGCGAAAAGAGCAGCCAAATCATCAGTTTGTCGACCACACCGGCGAGGTCGAGCTGCATCTCGAGGCGGCCGACCTCGCCGGGCTCTTCGAAGAGGCGGCGCGTGCCCTCGCCGAGCTGATGCTGGGCGAGGCGGCGGGCGCCCTCGGTGAAGCCGCGCGCGTCGAACTCGCCGCCGAAGCGCCCGCCGAGCTTCTGTTCGACTGGATCAACGAATTGGTCTTCTTGTCGGAGACCCGAAAGCTCGTCTTCACCGACGTGTCGGTCGACGATATCAGCGACCAGCACCTCGTCGCCCAGATCTGCGGCGTCGAACCCAGCAGCATCCGCACCGCCGTCAAGGCGGCGACCTTCCACCATCTCAGCGTCGAAAGAGTCCAGGGGGGCGTGCGTGCGACCGTCGTCCTGGACGTGTGA